One part of the Hyphomicrobiales bacterium genome encodes these proteins:
- the aroA gene encoding 3-phosphoshikimate 1-carboxyvinyltransferase: MDASGGPQPLRAHRANALRGSVRVPGDKSMSHRALILGTLARGTTRISGLLEGEDVLATADAMRQYGAKIARGEDGVWTVDGVGVGALLEPEQVIDCGNAGTGVRLIMGMAAAYPFASTFTGDGSLRKRPMKRVLDPLQEMGVQVLARDGGLLPLTIRGNETPLPITYTVPMPSAQVKSAVLMAALSTEGTTTVIEPIPTRDHSERMIKGFGGDLTVEENADGSRTITVEGGKVLQAQDVTIPADPSSAAFPLVAALIAPDSEVVIQDVMLNPTRTGLITTLQEMGADLTITNRRTEGGEELADITARMSKLKGITVPAERAPSMIDEYPVLAVAASFAEGETHMPGLHELRVKESDRLAAVVDGLRANGVATEHGEDWLTVTGMAGAVPGGGTVVTHLDHRIAMAFLVMGLASQQPVTADDGRVIATSFPAFEGLMSDLGATFSRPTDHG, translated from the coding sequence ATGGACGCATCCGGCGGCCCGCAACCCCTTCGCGCGCATCGCGCCAATGCCCTGCGCGGTTCGGTCCGCGTGCCCGGCGACAAGTCGATGTCACATCGCGCCCTCATCCTTGGCACGCTGGCGCGCGGCACAACGCGCATTTCCGGTCTGCTGGAAGGCGAAGATGTGCTCGCTACCGCCGATGCGATGCGCCAGTACGGCGCAAAGATCGCCCGCGGCGAGGATGGTGTTTGGACCGTCGATGGCGTTGGCGTCGGAGCCTTGCTCGAACCGGAACAGGTGATCGATTGCGGCAATGCCGGCACGGGCGTGCGCCTTATCATGGGCATGGCGGCTGCCTATCCCTTCGCGTCCACGTTCACCGGCGATGGATCCTTGCGCAAACGGCCCATGAAAAGGGTGCTCGATCCGTTGCAGGAGATGGGGGTCCAGGTGCTGGCGCGCGATGGCGGGCTATTGCCTTTGACCATCCGTGGCAACGAAACGCCCTTGCCGATCACTTACACTGTGCCGATGCCCTCGGCGCAGGTGAAGTCGGCGGTTCTAATGGCGGCGCTTTCCACCGAAGGCACGACCACCGTTATCGAGCCGATCCCGACCCGCGATCATTCCGAACGGATGATCAAGGGCTTCGGCGGTGATCTGACCGTTGAGGAGAATGCGGACGGTTCGCGGACGATCACGGTTGAGGGCGGCAAGGTGCTGCAAGCGCAAGACGTGACCATACCCGCTGACCCCTCTTCGGCGGCCTTCCCCCTGGTCGCCGCTCTGATTGCACCGGACAGCGAGGTCGTCATTCAAGACGTCATGCTCAATCCAACGCGCACCGGCCTGATCACCACGCTGCAGGAAATGGGTGCCGACCTCACCATCACCAACCGCCGCACCGAAGGCGGCGAAGAACTGGCGGACATCACCGCCCGAATGTCAAAGCTGAAAGGCATCACCGTGCCGGCTGAGCGCGCGCCGTCCATGATCGACGAATACCCAGTGCTTGCCGTTGCCGCCTCCTTTGCCGAAGGCGAAACGCATATGCCGGGCTTGCACGAGCTGCGGGTGAAGGAATCCGACCGTTTGGCCGCTGTCGTTGACGGGCTGAGGGCGAATGGCGTTGCGACCGAGCATGGCGAAGACTGGCTGACGGTGACCGGTATGGCAGGCGCCGTGCCGGGTGGCGGCACGGTTGTGACCCATCTCGATCATCGCATCGCCATGGCTTTCCTGGTCATGGGCCTTGCCTCGCAACAACCCGTCACCGCTGACGATGGACGGGTGATAGCCACCAGCTTCCCAGCTTTTGAGGGATTGATGAGCGACCTTGGTGCAACCTT